One stretch of Labrenzia sp. CE80 DNA includes these proteins:
- a CDS encoding polyprenyl synthetase family protein, with the protein MEQVNQIILSKAGSNVDLIPEIAKHLISSGGKRLRPMLTLACADMFGYRGDGQVTLAASVEFMHTATLLHDDVVDESDMRRGKLAARKVWGNQASVLVGDYLLGQAFKMMVDVGSLEALRILSEASAIIAEGEVLQLGAAKNITTTEADYLRVIEAKTAALFAAAAEVGPVIAGEGADMKAAARSYGMELGLAFQLVDDALDYGGSSADLGKDIGDDFREGKITLPIVFAVARGSDEDRVFWRRCLESDGIEDGDLEHAIELLRKYDAISDTVQRAKDYGDGALKALDKLPQGAHADALAEAVAFCISRVS; encoded by the coding sequence ATGGAACAAGTCAACCAGATCATCTTGTCGAAGGCCGGGTCGAATGTCGATCTGATCCCTGAGATTGCCAAGCACCTGATCTCGTCAGGCGGCAAGCGGTTGCGTCCGATGCTGACGCTTGCCTGTGCTGACATGTTTGGCTATCGCGGTGACGGTCAGGTCACGCTTGCTGCCAGCGTGGAGTTCATGCACACGGCGACCCTTCTGCATGACGATGTTGTCGATGAGAGCGACATGCGGAGGGGGAAACTTGCTGCGCGCAAGGTCTGGGGGAATCAGGCCAGCGTTCTGGTCGGCGATTATCTGCTTGGCCAGGCCTTCAAGATGATGGTTGATGTGGGCTCGCTTGAGGCGCTTCGCATTCTCTCAGAGGCTTCTGCCATTATTGCTGAGGGCGAGGTTCTACAGCTTGGCGCTGCCAAGAACATTACGACCACGGAAGCCGATTATCTACGTGTGATCGAAGCCAAGACCGCTGCGCTGTTTGCAGCTGCTGCAGAGGTCGGGCCGGTGATCGCAGGTGAGGGCGCCGATATGAAAGCCGCGGCACGCAGCTACGGCATGGAACTTGGCCTGGCATTCCAGCTTGTCGATGACGCTCTGGACTATGGCGGGTCGAGTGCAGACCTTGGCAAGGACATTGGCGACGATTTCCGCGAAGGCAAGATCACGTTGCCGATCGTCTTTGCGGTCGCGCGTGGTTCAGACGAAGACCGTGTGTTCTGGCGCCGTTGCCTGGAAAGTGACGGTATTGAGGATGGTGATCTGGAGCATGCGATTGAGCTGCTGCGCAAATATGATGCGATTTCAGACACGGTTCAGCGCGCAAAAGACTATGGCGATGGCGCCTTGAAGGCTCTGGACAAGCTGCCCCAGGGCGCGCACGCCGACGCGCTGGCAGAGGCGGTTGCCTTCTGTATTTCGCGGGTCAGCTGA
- the ppdK gene encoding pyruvate, phosphate dikinase — translation MTKWVFNFGDGKADGAADKRNLLGGKGANLAEMSNLGLPVPPGFTITTEVCTWYYDHGNSYPDDLRAQVEAALEQVGNITERRFGDEKAPLLLSVRSGARVSMPGMMDTVLNLGLNDVTVKAIGEEAGDMRFAYDSYRRFIQMYSDVVLGVDHHEFEEILEEHKSLNDLMLDTEITAADWVGIIEKFKTLVEKELGTPFPQDPQVQLWGAIGAVFSSWMVPRAKTYRRLHDIPATWGTAVNVQAMVFGNMGETSATGVAFTRNPSTGEKALYGEFLVNAQGEDVVAGIRTPQDITEKARLEAGSTKPSLENLMPECFGEFQAICDRLEAHYRDMQDLEFTIEKGKLWMLQTRAGKRTAKAALKIAVDMAAEGLLTEEEAVLRVEPAALDQLLHPTIDPKAKRDIIATGLPASPGAACGAIVFTSDEAEEAKATGRKVILVRVETSPEDIHGMHAAEGILTSRGGMTSHAAVVARGMGKPCVSGAGMVRIDYRTGTITAAGRVLNKGDVITVDGATGQVLFGEVDMLQPALSGDFGILMGWADRVRRMKVRTNAETPADAKVAREFGAEGIGLCRTEHMFFEGERIVAVREMILSETEEGRRAALAKLLPMQRQDFTTLFEIMKGLPVTIRLLDPPLHEFLPHSDTELADVAKAMGVDPDKLRERALSLHEFNPMLGHRGCRLLVSYPEIAEMQARAIFEAAVEAGKVTGDHVVPEIMVPLVGLKGELDLVRASIEQTAAAVQKEAGVELTYQIGTMVELPRAALQGAEIAKSAEFFSFGTNDLTQTTFGISRDDAASFLGTYQSKGLIEQDPFVSLDQDGVGELVKIGAERGRSTRSDIKLGICGEHGGDPASIQFCESIGLDYVSCSPFRVPIARLAAAQSALNAKR, via the coding sequence ATGACCAAATGGGTCTTTAATTTCGGCGACGGCAAAGCGGATGGCGCAGCCGACAAACGAAACTTGCTTGGCGGCAAGGGTGCAAACCTTGCGGAAATGAGCAACCTCGGCCTGCCCGTTCCTCCTGGATTTACGATCACTACCGAAGTCTGCACCTGGTATTATGATCACGGGAATTCCTATCCGGACGACCTTCGCGCCCAGGTAGAAGCCGCACTGGAGCAGGTGGGCAACATCACTGAGCGTCGCTTTGGCGATGAGAAGGCTCCGCTTCTTCTGTCGGTGCGCTCAGGGGCCAGGGTTTCGATGCCCGGCATGATGGACACGGTCCTCAATCTCGGCCTCAACGACGTTACGGTGAAAGCGATCGGCGAAGAGGCGGGCGACATGCGCTTTGCCTACGACAGCTACCGACGGTTCATCCAGATGTACTCCGACGTGGTGCTTGGCGTTGATCACCACGAATTCGAAGAGATCCTCGAAGAGCACAAATCCCTCAACGATCTGATGCTTGACACCGAGATTACTGCCGCCGACTGGGTCGGCATCATCGAGAAATTCAAGACGCTCGTTGAGAAAGAACTTGGCACGCCGTTCCCGCAGGATCCTCAGGTCCAGCTCTGGGGTGCGATCGGCGCGGTGTTTTCGTCGTGGATGGTGCCACGGGCGAAAACCTACCGCCGTTTGCACGACATCCCCGCAACCTGGGGCACGGCCGTCAACGTGCAGGCGATGGTCTTCGGCAACATGGGTGAGACTTCTGCAACCGGGGTTGCCTTCACGCGCAATCCTTCCACGGGTGAGAAGGCGCTCTACGGCGAGTTCCTGGTCAATGCGCAGGGTGAGGATGTGGTTGCCGGGATCCGGACACCTCAGGATATCACCGAAAAGGCGCGCCTTGAGGCCGGTTCGACCAAGCCGTCTCTCGAAAACCTCATGCCCGAGTGCTTTGGCGAATTCCAGGCGATCTGCGATCGTCTCGAAGCTCACTACCGCGACATGCAGGATCTCGAGTTCACCATCGAGAAGGGCAAGCTCTGGATGCTGCAGACCCGTGCCGGCAAGCGGACGGCGAAAGCGGCTCTGAAAATTGCGGTCGACATGGCCGCAGAAGGCCTTCTCACCGAAGAGGAGGCAGTTCTGCGCGTTGAACCGGCTGCGCTTGATCAGTTGCTGCATCCGACCATCGATCCGAAGGCAAAGCGCGATATCATCGCGACCGGTCTGCCCGCTTCGCCCGGAGCTGCTTGTGGTGCGATTGTTTTCACTTCAGATGAAGCGGAAGAAGCAAAGGCCACCGGCCGCAAGGTGATCCTCGTTCGCGTTGAGACAAGTCCGGAAGACATTCACGGTATGCATGCGGCTGAAGGCATTTTGACAAGCCGCGGTGGCATGACCTCTCACGCCGCCGTCGTAGCGCGAGGCATGGGCAAGCCCTGTGTGTCAGGCGCCGGCATGGTGCGGATCGACTATCGAACCGGCACTATCACGGCAGCTGGTCGTGTCTTGAACAAAGGGGACGTGATCACCGTCGATGGCGCGACAGGCCAGGTGCTCTTCGGCGAGGTCGACATGCTTCAGCCTGCGCTTTCGGGGGACTTTGGGATCTTGATGGGGTGGGCCGACAGGGTCCGCCGCATGAAGGTTCGCACGAACGCCGAAACGCCCGCAGATGCCAAGGTTGCGCGTGAGTTCGGCGCCGAGGGGATCGGCCTGTGCCGGACCGAGCACATGTTCTTTGAAGGTGAGCGTATTGTTGCCGTGCGCGAAATGATCCTCTCCGAGACTGAAGAAGGACGCCGCGCCGCGCTGGCCAAACTTCTGCCGATGCAGCGACAGGACTTTACGACGCTGTTTGAAATCATGAAGGGCTTGCCTGTCACCATTCGTCTGCTGGACCCGCCGCTGCACGAGTTCCTGCCTCATAGCGACACTGAACTGGCTGATGTGGCCAAGGCGATGGGCGTCGACCCGGACAAGCTGCGTGAGCGCGCGCTGTCACTCCACGAATTCAACCCGATGCTGGGTCATCGGGGTTGCCGCCTCCTGGTTTCCTACCCTGAAATTGCGGAAATGCAGGCCCGTGCGATCTTTGAAGCCGCGGTGGAAGCCGGCAAGGTGACCGGTGATCACGTGGTTCCGGAAATCATGGTGCCACTGGTCGGTCTCAAGGGAGAGCTCGACCTCGTGCGCGCCAGCATCGAGCAGACCGCCGCGGCGGTTCAGAAAGAAGCAGGCGTCGAACTGACCTATCAGATCGGAACAATGGTGGAGTTGCCGAGGGCAGCGCTTCAGGGTGCGGAAATTGCGAAGTCCGCAGAGTTCTTCTCTTTCGGCACCAATGATCTGACGCAGACCACCTTCGGCATCTCACGCGACGATGCGGCGTCTTTCCTGGGCACCTATCAGTCGAAGGGATTGATCGAGCAGGATCCATTTGTGTCTCTCGATCAGGACGGCGTCGGCGAATTGGTCAAGATCGGCGCAGAGCGCGGCCGTTCGACCCGCAGCGATA
- a CDS encoding tetratricopeptide repeat protein → MNNLTSASNKAALKAKPAQSRLKRLALTTAVALFAVQLPLSLNAQADTRSDEAPHFGTPLDLPITLSGSYLAGRLAGLENDFSFAAAFFQETLVADPENEMLLERTFILKLANGDIVEAVNYAAELERLGVQNFLARLARGADAVSRAQYGEAITLLAPTGAGPLAQLSMDISRAWALQGAGQTDDALKVIDELKGPEWFEVFKATHEALISYAAGRNEQALEQIEEAYKQDRGAIRVIDAYARILADNDRKDDALEILAEYDRLLRGHPLLDHTKAEIEAGNPLEPLVATPAAGMSEILYGLGSAIGRDGAEELSTAYLQMALHLDPNAEFAAVALGGLFERMGQPERAIAVLKQVPLDSPLKRDAEIQIGLNYNALEQIDEARDHLGALIAADPSELEAIISLGNVLRTHKMFAEAEEIYTKGLATIPDIGQEHWLLFYFRGICRERLDKWESAEADFRKALELSEDQPLVLNYLGYSLVDQGLKLDEALDMIKKAVELRPTDGYIVDSLGWVFYRLGRYEDAVVQLERAIELRPSDPVINDHLGDAYWKVGRRNEAKFQWNHARDLDPEEGELPKILEKIANGLSDTPATDEAKASETKNGG, encoded by the coding sequence ATGAACAATCTGACCAGCGCAAGCAACAAGGCCGCCCTAAAGGCAAAGCCGGCCCAGTCCCGGTTGAAGCGCCTTGCGCTGACGACAGCCGTTGCGCTTTTCGCCGTGCAACTTCCGCTTTCACTGAACGCGCAGGCCGACACCCGCAGCGACGAAGCGCCGCATTTTGGCACCCCACTGGATTTGCCAATCACGTTGTCCGGCAGCTATCTGGCGGGCCGGCTCGCGGGGCTAGAGAACGACTTCTCCTTCGCTGCGGCGTTTTTCCAGGAAACACTGGTCGCCGATCCCGAAAATGAAATGCTTCTGGAACGGACCTTCATCCTGAAGCTCGCCAATGGCGACATTGTTGAAGCGGTCAATTATGCCGCCGAGCTGGAACGGCTCGGCGTTCAAAACTTTCTCGCCAGGCTCGCCCGCGGCGCAGACGCTGTATCGCGCGCCCAATATGGTGAAGCGATCACACTTCTTGCCCCAACAGGTGCAGGACCCCTTGCACAGCTTTCCATGGACATCTCAAGAGCCTGGGCGCTCCAGGGTGCCGGGCAAACCGACGATGCGCTCAAGGTAATTGATGAGCTGAAAGGGCCGGAATGGTTCGAGGTCTTCAAAGCCACGCATGAGGCTCTGATTTCATATGCCGCCGGACGAAACGAGCAGGCACTCGAGCAGATTGAGGAAGCCTACAAGCAGGATCGCGGGGCAATCCGGGTGATTGACGCCTATGCACGCATTCTCGCGGACAATGACCGCAAGGACGATGCGCTTGAGATTCTTGCCGAATATGATCGCCTCCTGCGCGGTCATCCCCTGCTTGACCATACAAAAGCTGAGATCGAGGCCGGGAACCCACTGGAGCCGCTGGTCGCAACACCTGCCGCCGGAATGTCCGAAATCCTCTATGGCCTCGGATCCGCAATTGGCCGCGATGGCGCGGAGGAACTCTCCACCGCCTATCTGCAGATGGCCTTGCATCTTGATCCGAATGCCGAATTTGCGGCCGTCGCCCTTGGTGGCCTCTTCGAACGCATGGGCCAGCCGGAACGCGCGATTGCCGTTCTGAAGCAGGTGCCTCTTGACTCGCCTCTCAAGCGTGACGCGGAAATTCAGATTGGGCTGAACTACAACGCTCTTGAGCAGATTGACGAGGCCCGCGATCATCTTGGCGCCCTGATCGCTGCTGACCCTTCCGAGCTTGAAGCCATCATTTCGCTTGGCAACGTTCTGCGAACACACAAGATGTTCGCCGAGGCCGAGGAAATTTACACGAAGGGCCTCGCCACGATCCCGGATATCGGTCAGGAGCATTGGCTGCTGTTTTATTTCCGCGGAATCTGCCGTGAACGTCTCGACAAATGGGAAAGCGCGGAAGCCGACTTCCGCAAAGCACTAGAACTGTCCGAAGATCAGCCGCTAGTATTGAACTATCTGGGATATTCGCTGGTCGATCAGGGCCTGAAGCTCGACGAAGCTCTGGACATGATCAAGAAGGCCGTAGAGCTCCGTCCGACCGATGGCTATATCGTCGACAGCCTTGGCTGGGTTTTCTATCGCCTAGGACGGTATGAGGACGCAGTGGTGCAGCTGGAGCGCGCGATCGAACTCCGCCCGTCAGACCCGGTCATCAATGACCATCTCGGCGATGCCTACTGGAAGGTCGGCCGTCGCAACGAGGCTAAATTCCAGTGGAATCACGCGCGCGATCTGGATCCAGAGGAAGGCGAGCTGCCCAAGATCCTCGAGAAGATTGCAAACGGCCTATCGGATACGCCAGCGACCGATGAAGCCAAGGCGTCAGAGACCAAAAACGGCGGCTGA
- a CDS encoding DUF2007 domain-containing protein, translating to MEELVRTNDPVLISFLESLLDEAGIKHFVADGNMSVLEGSLGMLPRRVLVDSDQMAMARRLIVDAGLENELRPENNASS from the coding sequence ATGGAAGAACTGGTAAGAACCAACGATCCTGTGCTGATTTCCTTTCTAGAGTCACTGCTCGATGAAGCTGGCATCAAGCATTTTGTCGCAGATGGCAACATGAGTGTCCTGGAAGGCTCTCTGGGAATGCTGCCACGGCGCGTGTTGGTCGATTCAGATCAGATGGCCATGGCGCGCCGCCTCATCGTCGACGCAGGGCTCGAGAATGAGCTGCGGCCGGAAAACAATGCTTCGTCCTGA
- a CDS encoding 4-(cytidine 5'-diphospho)-2-C-methyl-D-erythritol kinase: MSDLSMSGSAGEFARAKVNLALHITGRRDDGYHLLDSLVVFPAIGDRLQAEAADGLSLTITGPFSVGLAPNSDNLVLKAIRNLASASGQPEPRLALTLEKNLPVASGIGGGSADAAAALRLARDVSGMTLPRLELEKLALQLGADVPVCLDQSAVRMKGIGESLSPLPKLPDFGIVLVNPRVAVSTPAIFKGLENRNNSCLPEIPAGFKTLTSLISYLEDTRNDMQATAERLCPVIAQVLAALSAEPQTLLSRMSGSGATCFALCRSGEENDLAARIQKSHPAWWVASSNSVT; encoded by the coding sequence ATGAGCGACCTTTCCATGTCAGGCAGCGCGGGCGAGTTCGCCCGCGCGAAGGTCAATCTCGCGCTTCACATCACCGGCCGGCGAGACGACGGCTATCATCTGCTGGACTCCCTCGTGGTCTTTCCGGCCATCGGCGACAGGCTTCAAGCGGAAGCAGCCGATGGTCTCAGTCTGACAATCACCGGTCCTTTCTCCGTCGGTCTCGCTCCAAACAGCGACAATCTTGTTCTCAAGGCCATACGCAATCTGGCATCCGCGAGCGGGCAACCTGAACCCCGACTAGCCCTGACGCTCGAAAAGAACCTGCCAGTTGCATCAGGTATTGGCGGAGGCTCGGCTGACGCGGCAGCCGCTTTGCGGCTCGCTAGAGACGTCTCGGGAATGACACTGCCCAGGTTGGAGCTTGAGAAGCTTGCCCTGCAGTTGGGCGCAGATGTCCCTGTCTGCCTCGACCAGTCCGCAGTTCGGATGAAAGGGATCGGCGAGAGCCTGTCACCTTTGCCCAAGCTGCCCGACTTCGGCATCGTCCTCGTAAATCCGCGTGTTGCGGTCTCCACACCTGCCATTTTCAAGGGCCTGGAAAATCGCAATAACTCCTGCCTTCCTGAAATTCCCGCGGGCTTTAAGACGTTGACATCGTTGATCAGCTATCTGGAAGACACTCGGAACGACATGCAGGCGACCGCCGAACGTCTTTGCCCCGTGATAGCCCAGGTGCTCGCGGCCTTGTCAGCCGAACCTCAAACACTCCTGAGCCGAATGTCCGGTTCTGGCGCCACCTGCTTTGCGCTATGCCGGAGTGGCGAAGAGAATGACCTCGCTGCGCGGATACAAAAAAGCCACCCGGCTTGGTGGGTGGCTTCTTCGAACTCTGTGACCTGA